From a single Labrenzia sp. PHM005 genomic region:
- a CDS encoding EVE domain-containing protein — MQYWLIKSEPDKWSWEQQKAKGDAGEEWDGIRNYQARNNMRTMEIGDRAFFYHSNIGKEVVGVVEVCSEIHPDSTTDDPRWECVDFKAVCDIPKPVTLAQVKAEPRLEKMSLVTSMRLSVQPVTADEWKIVCEMGGLSDPV; from the coding sequence GTGCAGTACTGGTTGATTAAATCCGAGCCGGACAAATGGTCCTGGGAACAGCAGAAAGCCAAGGGTGATGCTGGCGAAGAGTGGGACGGCATCCGCAACTATCAGGCCCGCAACAACATGCGGACGATGGAGATCGGCGACCGGGCGTTTTTCTATCACTCCAATATCGGCAAAGAAGTGGTCGGTGTGGTCGAGGTGTGCAGCGAAATACACCCAGACAGCACAACCGATGATCCGCGCTGGGAGTGTGTTGATTTCAAAGCCGTCTGCGACATTCCCAAGCCGGTAACACTGGCCCAGGTCAAAGCGGAACCGCGCCTTGAAAAAATGTCCCTGGTGACTTCCATGCGCCTGTCCGTTCAGCCGGTGACGGCAGACGAATGGAAGATCGTTTGTGAGATGGGTGGCTTGAGCGATCCTGTCTGA
- a CDS encoding HlyD family type I secretion periplasmic adaptor subunit, whose protein sequence is MSFYKQFHALGGMLFAPEEAQSTVGLGWRASVKTGDRDIIASGTRWVGIACAVFLVWGLFFPLSSAVVAPGTLISKGRNQLLQHAAGGVVEEILAANGDHLFEGDPIVRIDPSAARAHLAKLEARQALLQAQEQRLAALRIAGDTGYQTAEIDVAALRGVSKDLAAKVRIPLGIEGRYPILDEQLAAFDASLRQSESEVSALRNRRAGQADELTGLNNQIAAKTQKLALLEGDLAKMEPLVAEGYISQTRFNEKRAGVMEDTSQLAALKARAGTMTAQIAETEDSLATLIARKNAENAEELSAVFADLAAVQKEIDAARIALNQTVVRAPAKGILVKFEANTVGGVIEGGKSFGEIVPVSGDVVVEARVSPQDIGAIKVGQETEVVITAFKRGQVDPLPGAVTYAAADSKLDELTGEPYFEVLISLKETADRKSITVQPGMLTEVYIQTGSRSFFGYLLQPVTDSFLRAFRER, encoded by the coding sequence GTGAGTTTCTACAAGCAATTTCATGCCCTCGGCGGGATGCTGTTTGCTCCAGAAGAGGCCCAATCGACAGTTGGTTTGGGTTGGCGAGCGAGCGTCAAAACCGGAGACCGCGATATCATTGCCTCCGGCACACGCTGGGTTGGGATCGCGTGCGCGGTGTTTCTCGTTTGGGGACTGTTTTTCCCGCTCAGCTCGGCCGTTGTGGCACCTGGTACGTTAATCTCCAAAGGCCGCAACCAGCTTTTGCAGCATGCCGCAGGCGGGGTTGTTGAAGAGATCTTGGCGGCCAACGGAGATCATCTGTTTGAAGGTGATCCGATTGTGCGCATCGATCCATCTGCGGCTCGTGCGCATTTGGCCAAACTGGAGGCCCGCCAGGCTTTACTTCAAGCTCAGGAACAGCGCTTGGCCGCTCTCAGAATTGCCGGCGATACTGGATATCAAACAGCGGAGATAGATGTTGCGGCCTTGCGCGGCGTTTCCAAAGACCTTGCCGCAAAAGTGAGGATCCCGCTTGGCATAGAGGGACGCTATCCAATTTTGGATGAGCAGCTCGCCGCTTTTGACGCCAGCTTGCGGCAATCGGAAAGTGAAGTGTCCGCTTTGCGGAACCGCCGGGCCGGCCAGGCGGACGAACTCACCGGTCTGAACAATCAGATTGCCGCAAAAACTCAAAAACTCGCGTTGCTTGAAGGTGATTTGGCCAAAATGGAGCCGCTGGTGGCGGAAGGGTATATTTCCCAGACACGGTTCAATGAAAAACGCGCGGGTGTCATGGAAGACACCAGCCAGCTTGCCGCCCTCAAGGCACGTGCTGGGACGATGACGGCGCAAATTGCGGAAACAGAAGATTCCCTGGCAACGCTAATTGCCCGTAAGAACGCGGAAAACGCTGAGGAATTGTCCGCCGTCTTTGCTGATTTGGCAGCCGTTCAAAAAGAAATCGATGCGGCACGGATTGCCCTGAACCAGACCGTTGTCCGTGCCCCGGCAAAAGGAATTCTGGTCAAATTCGAGGCCAACACGGTCGGCGGTGTTATTGAAGGCGGCAAATCCTTCGGCGAAATCGTACCGGTCTCCGGAGATGTTGTGGTGGAAGCTCGCGTGTCGCCGCAAGACATCGGCGCGATTAAGGTTGGCCAGGAAACGGAAGTTGTCATCACAGCATTCAAGCGGGGTCAGGTGGATCCCTTGCCAGGTGCCGTCACCTATGCGGCTGCGGATTCCAAACTGGATGAACTGACGGGCGAACCCTATTTTGAAGTATTGATTTCCCTGAAGGAGACCGCTGACCGGAAGAGCATCACCGTCCAGCCTGGCATGCTTACTGAGGTGTATATCCAAACAGGCAGCCGTAGCTTCTTTGGTTATCTCCTTCAGCCGGTCACAGACAGTTTCCTGCGTGCGTTCCGAGAGCGGTAA
- a CDS encoding YciI-like protein: MLFALICTDKPGALQARLDNRDDHIAFLKAMGDGLKAAGPFLDDDGNMTGSLVVIEASNRDEALAISEEDPYAKAGLFESVEIRPWNWVVKNPETA; this comes from the coding sequence ATGCTCTTTGCGCTGATCTGCACCGACAAGCCAGGTGCACTCCAAGCCCGTCTCGACAATCGGGACGATCACATTGCCTTTTTGAAAGCCATGGGTGATGGCCTGAAAGCGGCCGGTCCGTTTTTGGACGACGATGGCAACATGACCGGGTCGCTGGTGGTGATTGAAGCTTCCAATCGGGATGAAGCCCTTGCGATTTCCGAGGAAGATCCCTACGCCAAGGCCGGATTGTTCGAGAGCGTTGAAATCCGCCCGTGGAACTGGGTGGTGAAGAATCCGGAGACGGCATAA
- a CDS encoding methyltransferase: protein MPRIENPRQFIVTETRIRPVPHAEEISLYVADEAMGLWQKTEEELGELGLEPPFWAFAWAGGQGLARYILDHPELVAGKRVVDFACGSGLVGIAAMMAGAGACHAVDVDPFAIAAAELNAELNGVSLTFEEGDITSLPAPDADVVFCGDVFYDQQMAKRVLRFIDTLLAQGLDVYVGDPGRTYLPHERLVELASYQVSVVGQLEDNEIKSTRVYRIAEKPS from the coding sequence ATGCCGCGCATAGAAAACCCGCGTCAATTTATCGTGACGGAAACCCGGATCCGGCCGGTGCCTCATGCAGAGGAGATTTCCCTCTATGTGGCAGACGAGGCAATGGGCCTTTGGCAAAAGACCGAGGAAGAACTCGGCGAACTCGGTCTTGAGCCTCCGTTCTGGGCGTTTGCCTGGGCGGGAGGTCAGGGGCTCGCCCGCTATATTCTGGATCATCCGGAGCTGGTGGCGGGCAAACGGGTGGTCGATTTCGCCTGCGGGTCCGGCCTTGTCGGTATCGCAGCCATGATGGCCGGCGCGGGGGCTTGCCATGCGGTGGATGTTGATCCGTTTGCCATTGCAGCCGCCGAACTCAATGCAGAATTGAATGGCGTTTCCCTCACATTCGAGGAAGGCGACATTACGTCTTTGCCAGCTCCCGATGCTGATGTCGTGTTCTGTGGTGACGTCTTTTATGACCAGCAAATGGCCAAACGTGTTTTGAGGTTCATAGACACGCTGCTGGCCCAGGGGCTGGACGTCTATGTCGGCGATCCAGGGCGCACCTATCTTCCCCATGAAAGGCTGGTTGAATTGGCATCCTATCAAGTGAGTGTGGTTGGCCAGCTTGAAGACAATGAAATAAAGTCAACGCGCGTATACCGGATAGCGGAAAAACCATCCTAA